In the genome of Cucumis sativus cultivar 9930 unplaced genomic scaffold, Cucumber_9930_V3 scaffold120, whole genome shotgun sequence, one region contains:
- the LOC101220590 gene encoding UDP-glucosyltransferase 29, with protein sequence MDVQKSRDTPTTILMLPWIGYGHLSAYLELAKVLSRRNNFLIYFCSTPVNLDSIKPRLIPSSSIQFVELHLPSSPEFPPHLHTTNALPPRLTPTLHKAFAAAASPFEAILQTLCPHLLIYDSLQQWAPQIASSLNIPAINFNTTAASIISHALHNINYPDTKFPLSDWVLHNYWKGKYTTANEATLERIRRVRESFLYCLSASRDITLISSCREIEGEYMDYLSVLLKKKVIAVGPLVYEPREDDEDEDYSRIKNWLDKKEALSTVLVSFGSEFFPSKEEMEEIGCGLEESGANFIWVIRSPKGEENKRVEEALPEGFVEKAGERAMIVKEWAPQGKILKHRSIGGFVSHCGWNSVMESIMLGVPVIAVPMHVDQPYNAGLVEEAGLGVEAKRDPDGMIQREEVAKLIREVVVDKSREDLRTKVIEMGEILRSKGDEKIDEMVAQISLLLKI encoded by the coding sequence ATGGATGTTCAGAAATCTAGAGACACACCCACAACCATTTTGATGCTTCCATGGATTGGCTATGGCCATCTCTCTGCCTACTTGGAGCTAGCCAAAGTTCTATCTAGAAGGAACAACTTTCTCATCTACTTCTGTTCAACTCCTGTTAATCTTGACTCCATTAAACCTAGGCtaattccttcttcttccattcaaTTTGTGGAGCttcatcttccttcttctcctgAATTTCCTCCCCATCTTCACACAACAAACGCCCTTCCCCCTCGCCTTACGCCCACCCTCCACAAAGCCTTCGCTGCGGCTGCCTCACCCTTCGAGGCAATTTTACAAACACTATGTCCGCATCTCCTCATTTATGACTCTCTGCAGCAATGGGCACCACAGATAGCTTCCTCCCTCAATATTCCTGCTATCAACTTCAATACAACCGCAgcttccatcatctctcatgCTCTTCACAATATCAACTATCCGGATACTAAATTCCCACTCTCAGATTGGGTTCTTCATAATTACTGGAAAGGCAAATACACCACCGCCAATGAAGCCACTTTAGAAAGAATCCGCCGAGTTAGAGAATCGTTTCTGTATTGCTTGAGTGCTTCTCGCGATATAACTCTGATAAGTAGTTGCAGAGAGATTGAGGGAGAATACATGGATTACCTCTCTGTtctgttgaaaaagaaagtaatcgCAGTTGGTCCTTTGGTATACGAGCCAAGAGAGGacgatgaagatgaagattatTCAAGGATCAAGAATTGGTTGGACAAAAAAGAAGCATTGTCGACGGTTCTGGTATCATTCGGAAGCGAATTCTTCCCGTcgaaagaagaaatggaagaaatcgGGTGCGGATTAGAAGAGAGTGGAGCTAATTTCATATGGGTGATCAGGTCTCCGAAAGGAGAAGAGAATAAGAGGGTTGAGGAGGCGTTGCCGGAAGGATTTGTGGAGAAAGCGGGAGAAAGGGCAATGATAGTGAAAGAGTGGGCGCCTCAGGGGAAGATATTGAAGCATCGGAGCATTGGAGGATTTGTGAGTCATTGTGGATGGAATTCGGTGATGGAGAGTATAATGCTTGGAGTACCTGTAATAGCGGTTCCGATGCATGTGGATCAGCCGTATAACGCCGGACTTGTGGAAGAAGCAGGGCTCGGAGTGGAGGCGAAGCGAGATCCCGACGGCATGATACAGAGAGAGGAAGTAGCAAAGCTGATTAGAGAAGTAGTAGTAGACAAAAGCCGAGAAGACTTGAGGACGAAGGTAATAGAAATGGGTGAGATTTTGAGGAGTAAAGGAGATGAGAAGATTGATGAGATGGTG